A genomic region of Exiguobacterium sp. Helios contains the following coding sequences:
- the glsA gene encoding glutaminase A, producing MNVTQQQLEELIAECRPYTVLGQVASYIPELAKSEPTQLGIAVCNADGSFVSAGDAETMFTLQSVSKIITLAFVLETFGEDYVFSKVGMEPTGDAFNSIAKLEETIPTKPLNPMINAGALAVTSMLPGEDAADKLNRLRQFIADLLDIELDMVKYDAEVAKSEFETTDLNRALLYFMRYHGVIEGNVEEIIDVYTKQCAILTNCKGLAMMGKILSQSGKTPSGNQVISRRNARIIRAIMTTCGMYDASGEFSVQVGLPGKSGVSGAIVACGRSDFDMADLGIGIFGPALDLKGNSIAGTKMLELLVQRHP from the coding sequence ATGAACGTAACGCAACAACAACTAGAAGAATTAATCGCTGAATGCCGCCCCTATACGGTGCTCGGGCAGGTGGCGAGTTATATACCAGAACTGGCAAAATCGGAACCGACCCAACTCGGAATCGCTGTTTGTAATGCAGACGGCAGTTTTGTATCCGCGGGAGACGCCGAAACGATGTTCACCTTACAAAGTGTTTCAAAAATCATCACGTTAGCCTTTGTCCTCGAGACATTTGGTGAAGATTACGTGTTCTCGAAGGTCGGTATGGAACCGACGGGAGACGCGTTCAACTCGATTGCGAAGCTTGAAGAGACGATTCCGACGAAACCCCTGAATCCGATGATCAACGCCGGAGCACTCGCTGTGACGAGCATGTTACCGGGGGAAGATGCAGCCGATAAGCTGAACCGGTTACGCCAATTCATTGCCGATCTGCTGGATATCGAACTCGATATGGTCAAATACGATGCAGAGGTCGCGAAGTCCGAATTCGAGACGACCGACTTAAACCGGGCTCTGCTGTACTTCATGCGGTATCATGGAGTCATCGAAGGAAATGTGGAAGAAATTATCGATGTTTATACGAAACAGTGTGCGATTTTGACCAATTGTAAAGGACTCGCGATGATGGGGAAAATTTTAAGTCAATCCGGAAAAACACCATCCGGGAATCAAGTCATCTCCCGCCGGAATGCACGGATCATCCGGGCGATCATGACGACATGCGGCATGTACGATGCGTCCGGTGAATTTTCAGTCCAGGTCGGGTTACCCGGAAAAAGCGGGGTATCGGGTGCCATCGTGGCCTGTGGTCGCAGTGACTTCGACATGGCGGACCTTGGAATCGGTATCTTCGGACCGGCACTTGACCTGAAAGGAAATTCGATTGCCGGAACGAAGATGCTGGAGTTGCTCGTCCAGCGTCATCCTTAA
- a CDS encoding MATE family efflux transporter — translation MLETTTLSGKIQQFMKIFFPILVTQVAFYLISFFDTVMAGRYGSADLAGVGVGASLWAPVYTGLTGILLAVAPLVSQAMGARKEREVKRIVIQALYVSVVIIVLTVLLGLVLVNPILNQMELSDQARHVARIYLVMLGFGIIPMFVFFVLRTLIDSLGKSNITMTLLLFSLPINVAFNYLFIFGKFGFPELGGIGAGVATAITYWILCIAVVGVVLKGELFQRLGILRRFYKPDVTRIKELVLLGAPIGLAIFSEVSIFSAVTLLLGAYGDVVIGAYQAAINFASFVYMIPLSAASALTITVGFEMGAKRVKDAVQYVWIGLLLCLVVSLFSGGLLYVQNERIAALYSNDPAVIKMAAHFMILAIFFQLSDAVAAPTQGALRGFKDVNVTFILTITAYWVIGLPLGFYFERFTELGPDGYWWGLIIGLAVGASLLLLRLMHLVRKSKEVVK, via the coding sequence ATGTTAGAGACAACTACGCTATCGGGAAAGATTCAACAGTTCATGAAGATTTTCTTTCCGATTCTGGTCACACAGGTAGCGTTTTACTTAATTAGTTTTTTTGATACGGTCATGGCCGGACGATATGGGTCGGCTGATTTAGCGGGCGTCGGCGTCGGAGCCAGTCTGTGGGCACCGGTTTACACAGGATTGACGGGTATTTTATTAGCCGTGGCACCGCTTGTCTCCCAAGCAATGGGGGCACGAAAAGAGCGGGAAGTGAAGCGGATCGTGATTCAGGCATTGTATGTCTCCGTCGTCATCATCGTTTTGACGGTTCTGCTTGGACTCGTGCTCGTGAATCCGATTTTGAACCAAATGGAATTATCGGATCAGGCACGTCATGTTGCCCGCATCTATCTCGTCATGTTAGGTTTTGGAATCATTCCGATGTTCGTCTTCTTTGTCCTGCGCACCTTAATTGATTCGTTAGGCAAATCGAACATCACAATGACGTTATTATTATTCTCTTTACCCATTAATGTGGCTTTCAATTATCTGTTTATCTTCGGAAAGTTTGGTTTTCCGGAACTGGGCGGGATTGGAGCAGGAGTGGCAACAGCTATCACATACTGGATTTTATGTATCGCGGTTGTTGGGGTAGTCTTGAAAGGTGAACTGTTTCAACGGCTCGGGATTCTCCGTCGTTTTTATAAACCGGATGTAACACGAATCAAAGAATTGGTATTGCTCGGTGCACCGATTGGATTAGCAATCTTTTCGGAAGTCAGTATCTTTTCAGCCGTGACTTTGCTGCTTGGCGCCTACGGCGATGTCGTCATTGGAGCCTATCAGGCAGCGATTAACTTTGCTTCGTTCGTTTATATGATTCCACTCTCGGCCGCATCAGCCCTGACGATTACGGTCGGGTTCGAGATGGGAGCCAAGCGGGTCAAGGACGCCGTCCAGTACGTGTGGATCGGCTTGTTGCTGTGTCTGGTCGTTTCCTTGTTTTCAGGTGGACTGCTGTACGTTCAAAATGAACGGATTGCGGCACTTTACAGCAACGATCCGGCAGTCATCAAAATGGCGGCTCATTTCATGATTTTAGCGATTTTCTTTCAATTATCCGATGCAGTCGCGGCACCCACTCAAGGGGCACTTCGCGGATTCAAAGATGTCAACGTCACGTTTATTTTGACGATTACCGCGTACTGGGTCATCGGACTACCACTCGGATTTTATTTTGAGCGGTTTACGGAACTTGGACCGGATGGGTATTGGTGGGGATTGATCATCGGACTTGCCGTCGGAGCCAGTCTTCTCTTGCTCCGCCTGATGCATCTTGTCAGAAAATCAAAGGAGGTCGTGAAATGA
- the nagA gene encoding N-acetylglucosamine-6-phosphate deacetylase, whose protein sequence is MPSMIHAEIYTGHTVIQDGFIRFEETIQEIGKMSDYTPRDEVVIDLKGKRLIPGMIDVHIHGGYDVDTMDANAEAMHRLSKAMLAEGVTSFFATTITQDWDQITRALEVTRDVINSRQTTIEGIHLEGPFINPDYAGAQPLEYIVEPDANQFLIWQQASGNQIKLVTYAPEQPGARNFEAVVRETGAIPSAGHTDATFDQNHLGNVTHGTHLYNQMRALHHREPGTVGYCLLERSVYAEIIPDGIHSSKEMVEFAYRMKGSDRLTVITDAMRAKGLSDGEYELGGQTVHVKDGAARLESGNLAGSVLTMDQALRNIITFTGCSLEQAVQMTSINQAEEFGLTHKGRLERGKDADFVVLTTDLEVEQTVHRGKVHRFTNGKG, encoded by the coding sequence ATGCCAAGCATGATTCATGCAGAAATTTATACGGGACATACTGTCATTCAAGACGGATTCATCCGCTTTGAAGAGACCATCCAGGAAATCGGGAAGATGTCAGATTATACACCGCGCGACGAAGTCGTCATCGATCTTAAAGGAAAACGACTGATTCCAGGAATGATTGATGTTCATATCCACGGTGGATATGATGTCGACACGATGGATGCGAACGCGGAAGCGATGCACCGGTTGAGTAAAGCGATGCTTGCGGAAGGTGTCACGTCTTTTTTTGCGACGACGATTACCCAAGACTGGGACCAAATCACGCGGGCACTAGAAGTCACACGGGACGTCATCAATTCCCGGCAGACCACGATTGAAGGGATTCATCTGGAAGGACCGTTCATTAATCCGGACTATGCCGGAGCCCAACCGTTGGAATACATCGTCGAACCGGATGCGAATCAATTTTTAATATGGCAACAGGCATCCGGAAATCAGATCAAACTGGTCACGTACGCTCCGGAACAGCCCGGTGCCCGAAACTTTGAAGCGGTGGTCCGAGAGACGGGTGCGATTCCGTCTGCCGGACATACCGATGCGACATTCGATCAAAATCATTTAGGTAATGTCACCCACGGGACGCATCTCTATAATCAAATGCGCGCCTTGCATCACAGGGAACCAGGGACGGTCGGGTATTGTCTTCTCGAACGATCGGTATACGCGGAAATCATTCCGGACGGGATTCATAGTTCAAAAGAGATGGTCGAATTCGCTTATCGGATGAAAGGGTCAGACCGTTTGACGGTCATCACCGATGCGATGCGAGCGAAGGGATTGTCGGACGGAGAATATGAACTTGGTGGACAGACGGTGCACGTCAAGGACGGAGCCGCGCGTCTTGAAAGCGGGAACTTGGCAGGCAGTGTCCTGACGATGGATCAGGCGTTACGCAATATCATCACTTTTACCGGCTGTTCACTCGAACAAGCGGTACAAATGACTTCGATCAATCAGGCAGAAGAATTTGGCTTAACACATAAAGGGCGACTCGAGCGGGGCAAGGATGCGGACTTTGTTGTATTGACGACAGACTTGGAAGTCGAACAAACCGTTCACCGCGGGAAAGTGCACCGATTTACAAACGGAAAGGGGTAA
- the nagB gene encoding glucosamine-6-phosphate deaminase has translation MKWMIVEKAEELANVSYQLLKQEILRHPEGLTIGLATGSSPLGVYEEWRKDQVDCRHVTTVNLDEYVGLSPDHPHSYHTFMQEHLFDAVDFKESYVPIGNTINPSQESARYEELVRKLGIDIQLLGIGSNGHIAFNEPGTPFDATTHVTELTESTRIANQRFFDRLEDVPTEAITMGIGTIMEAKKILLVASSERKAEAIRDMMEGPATTACPATILQRHADVMVVLDEEAASLLSDEAKRTGRAAYTNFMK, from the coding sequence ATGAAATGGATGATTGTAGAAAAAGCAGAAGAATTGGCAAATGTCTCGTACCAACTGCTCAAACAGGAGATTTTAAGACACCCGGAAGGATTGACGATTGGACTGGCGACCGGCAGTTCTCCGCTCGGTGTGTATGAAGAATGGCGCAAGGATCAAGTGGATTGCCGGCATGTGACGACCGTCAACTTGGACGAATACGTCGGACTGAGCCCGGATCATCCGCACAGTTATCATACGTTCATGCAAGAACATTTGTTTGATGCGGTCGACTTTAAAGAATCCTATGTACCGATTGGAAACACGATCAATCCGAGTCAAGAGAGTGCGCGGTACGAAGAACTGGTTCGGAAATTGGGAATCGACATTCAATTGCTCGGCATCGGTTCGAACGGTCATATCGCATTCAATGAACCCGGTACACCGTTTGATGCGACAACCCATGTGACTGAGCTGACCGAGTCGACCCGGATTGCCAACCAACGTTTTTTCGATCGGTTGGAGGATGTTCCGACTGAAGCGATCACGATGGGAATCGGAACGATCATGGAAGCGAAGAAGATTTTATTAGTCGCTTCAAGCGAGCGAAAAGCAGAGGCGATTCGCGACATGATGGAAGGTCCGGCAACGACTGCTTGCCCGGCGACGATTTTACAACGTCATGCCGATGTGATGGTTGTTCTTGACGAAGAAGCCGCAAGCTTGTTATCGGACGAAGCAAAACGTACAGGCAGAGCTGCCTATACCAACTTCATGAAATGA
- the mprF gene encoding bifunctional lysylphosphatidylglycerol flippase/synthetase MprF — translation MRFNKQRVLTVAKIILPIILIAFIFYQGQNELRSLSLKESIRAIQQIPSWKFILLIVSGLAAVATMFFYDFFLLRSLQVKVPIGLIFRASWIANSFNGIIGFGGLAGMGVRTALYRPFVEGTRLLKAIGWMAPTLISGLSILSALSLLNVFPAFEVLDLKKWLWPVIIGVAFFFPVYLLFTFRRGSSSIRPSSIALYSLVSLAEWFSAGVVVYFILAALGTDVSFSKVIGVFIIAATAGLISMVPGGFGSFDLVFLIGMQRAGVEEGIVLTGLLIYRLVYYLIPFVIGVIFSAREFSGPVVKMIEDKPIVGPSVEVGGVIWRLQLRFLSKVRHFTLALITLLAGIAIWGLAILPPNSTQYEYLEARLPHELLLLANSFFLMAGLLYVLLAPSLYRRTKRSLYMIYGVSAFALIGMALRGFNLISLSVVLIVLVLVTMSRSAFHRERTLITTTRLIRAAFAGFLYIGGFIFFGYAFYTLGSADGTKVYPAHEIFMFAASASIFALVYTLVFIRLFNTFNQPVLGEKLDLQKVKDVLTEEGGNYLSHLAFLGDKRFFFSESGRSFIQFSQTGNRIMMLGDPSGNPEEHSQLIACFLRRVEDLGYIPNIYQIQAQNMSLYHDFGFNFFKLGEEAIVDMTTFTVSGKKRAGLRSIKNRFEREGMTFEVVSPPFSEALLNQLRDISDEWLGGKSEKGFSLGYFNESYLNQAPIGIMRDANQQMLGFMTFMPAYQEGVLSIDLMRFRPDGPNGIMDAMFIRLFDYATEQGYHTFNMGMAPLSSVGEDETSFWQERVAADVFNNIRYMYSFTGLRRYKEKYDPKWEGRYLAYRKRQSLTIAILKVTRLISKKKDRILLP, via the coding sequence ATGAGATTCAATAAACAACGTGTGTTGACAGTGGCGAAAATCATTTTGCCGATTATCTTGATTGCATTCATTTTTTATCAGGGTCAAAACGAATTAAGAAGTCTGTCGTTAAAGGAATCGATTCGGGCGATTCAGCAAATTCCGTCCTGGAAGTTTATTTTATTGATTGTATCGGGGCTTGCAGCGGTCGCGACGATGTTCTTTTATGATTTCTTTTTATTGCGTTCGCTTCAAGTGAAGGTTCCGATCGGATTGATTTTCCGGGCATCCTGGATTGCCAACTCGTTTAACGGCATCATCGGTTTCGGCGGACTTGCCGGAATGGGGGTCAGAACCGCCCTCTATCGACCGTTCGTCGAAGGAACCCGGTTATTGAAAGCCATCGGTTGGATGGCACCGACACTGATCAGCGGATTATCGATTTTATCGGCATTATCCTTATTAAACGTCTTTCCGGCATTTGAAGTGTTGGATTTAAAGAAATGGTTATGGCCGGTCATCATCGGTGTTGCCTTCTTCTTCCCGGTCTATCTGTTGTTTACTTTCCGACGGGGGAGCAGCAGTATCCGTCCGTCGTCGATCGCCCTCTATTCGCTTGTATCGCTTGCGGAATGGTTCAGTGCGGGAGTCGTCGTCTATTTTATTTTGGCGGCCCTCGGAACGGATGTCAGTTTTTCTAAAGTCATCGGCGTCTTCATCATCGCCGCGACAGCCGGTCTGATTTCGATGGTACCGGGAGGATTCGGTTCGTTTGACTTGGTCTTTTTGATCGGTATGCAGCGTGCCGGCGTCGAAGAAGGGATCGTCCTTACCGGATTGTTGATTTATCGTCTTGTATATTATTTGATTCCTTTTGTGATCGGGGTCATTTTCTCGGCACGTGAGTTCAGCGGTCCGGTCGTCAAAATGATTGAGGATAAACCGATTGTCGGCCCGTCGGTTGAGGTCGGCGGCGTCATCTGGCGGCTTCAGTTACGTTTTTTAAGTAAAGTCCGACATTTTACATTGGCCTTGATTACGTTACTCGCCGGCATCGCGATTTGGGGTCTGGCGATTTTGCCGCCAAACTCGACACAGTATGAATATTTGGAAGCCCGTCTGCCGCATGAATTGTTGTTGCTTGCGAACAGTTTCTTTTTGATGGCCGGCTTGTTGTATGTACTGCTTGCACCGTCTCTGTACCGACGGACTAAACGTTCGCTGTATATGATTTATGGTGTTTCGGCTTTTGCTTTAATCGGGATGGCACTGCGCGGATTTAACTTGATCTCCTTGTCTGTCGTGTTGATCGTGCTGGTTTTAGTGACGATGTCACGGAGTGCCTTTCATCGTGAACGGACGTTGATCACGACGACTCGACTGATTAGGGCCGCTTTTGCCGGTTTTTTATACATCGGTGGATTCATCTTCTTCGGATATGCCTTTTACACACTCGGTTCGGCTGACGGAACAAAGGTTTATCCTGCCCATGAGATCTTCATGTTTGCCGCGAGTGCATCGATTTTTGCACTTGTCTACACACTCGTCTTCATTCGTTTATTCAATACCTTTAATCAGCCGGTCTTGGGTGAAAAGTTAGATCTGCAAAAAGTTAAGGATGTCTTGACGGAAGAAGGGGGAAATTATTTAAGTCACCTGGCTTTTCTCGGAGATAAACGCTTTTTCTTCTCCGAGTCCGGACGTTCATTTATTCAGTTCAGTCAGACCGGAAACCGGATTATGATGCTTGGTGATCCGAGCGGAAATCCGGAAGAGCATTCCCAGTTGATTGCCTGTTTCTTACGGCGTGTTGAGGATTTAGGTTATATCCCGAACATCTATCAGATTCAGGCACAGAACATGTCGTTGTATCATGATTTCGGCTTTAATTTCTTTAAGCTTGGTGAAGAGGCGATTGTCGACATGACGACCTTTACCGTTTCCGGGAAAAAACGGGCCGGCTTACGTTCCATTAAAAATCGTTTTGAACGGGAAGGGATGACGTTTGAAGTCGTATCGCCTCCATTTAGTGAAGCGTTGCTGAATCAATTACGTGACATCTCGGATGAATGGTTAGGAGGGAAATCCGAAAAAGGATTTTCATTAGGCTATTTCAACGAGTCTTATTTGAATCAAGCGCCGATCGGCATCATGCGTGATGCCAATCAGCAGATGCTTGGATTCATGACATTCATGCCGGCGTATCAGGAAGGTGTTCTCTCGATTGATTTGATGCGTTTTCGTCCGGATGGTCCGAACGGGATCATGGATGCCATGTTTATCCGCTTGTTTGACTATGCGACTGAGCAAGGCTACCACACCTTTAATATGGGAATGGCTCCTCTCTCATCCGTTGGTGAGGACGAAACATCATTTTGGCAGGAACGTGTAGCTGCCGACGTATTCAACAACATCCGGTACATGTACAGCTTTACCGGGTTGAGACGCTATAAAGAAAAATATGATCCGAAGTGGGAAGGACGTTACCTCGCATATCGCAAACGTCAATCATTAACAATTGCGATTTTAAAAGTGACACGTCTGATTTCGAAGAAAAAGGACCGGATTTTATTACCGTAA
- a CDS encoding LCP family protein — MQTRSARKRQPSAGKMFIKVIAALLLLLTVIGSGYAGAVFIKTQETLARTQINIPGSKVSSKYDDVPSESFLILGTDETKASKERKEPARSDVMIVGVLNKKTEQLVLTSIPRDSLVNIDYSKYDVPYGKTGVEQDKITHAHYFGSMDKSSSYNGIKLARETTENLLGIEINHVVKVNFQGFVQLIDALDGVDIDVRYAFKEQDSARKAGTITVPKGMQHLTGEQALAYVRNRHDDPLGDIGRGQKQMQVIQAVAKEAASFRSLGAYRDILDAVGDNVETNLGPNDYLRLADFTTALRNTTEYQLAGEGYIGISGKWEYHLDPNQLDRVKANLTKAMQGQEVSPIKEETSTPEETDSPTVEQPVQ; from the coding sequence ATGCAGACGAGATCAGCAAGAAAGAGGCAACCGAGTGCTGGCAAGATGTTCATCAAAGTGATTGCCGCCTTGTTATTACTTTTGACCGTCATCGGTTCCGGTTATGCGGGAGCGGTTTTCATAAAAACACAGGAAACACTGGCGAGAACACAAATCAACATTCCGGGTTCGAAAGTCAGTTCGAAATATGATGATGTCCCGTCCGAATCTTTTTTGATTTTAGGAACGGATGAGACGAAAGCCAGTAAAGAACGCAAGGAACCGGCACGATCAGATGTCATGATTGTCGGTGTCTTGAATAAAAAGACGGAGCAATTGGTACTGACCAGTATTCCGCGGGATTCACTCGTCAATATCGATTACTCCAAATACGATGTGCCGTACGGGAAAACGGGTGTCGAGCAGGATAAAATCACCCATGCGCATTATTTTGGTTCGATGGACAAATCGAGTTCATACAACGGAATCAAACTCGCCCGTGAGACAACGGAAAATCTGCTTGGTATTGAAATCAACCATGTCGTTAAAGTCAATTTTCAAGGATTCGTTCAGTTGATCGATGCGCTGGACGGAGTTGATATCGATGTGCGTTATGCGTTCAAAGAACAGGATTCAGCCCGTAAAGCCGGAACGATTACCGTTCCGAAAGGCATGCAACATTTGACTGGGGAACAAGCACTCGCTTATGTCCGGAATCGCCATGATGATCCACTCGGTGATATTGGTCGAGGGCAAAAGCAGATGCAGGTCATTCAGGCTGTTGCGAAAGAAGCCGCAAGCTTCCGTTCGCTTGGTGCGTACCGTGATATCTTAGACGCTGTCGGAGACAATGTCGAAACGAACTTAGGACCAAATGATTATCTTCGTTTAGCTGATTTTACGACGGCTTTACGTAATACGACAGAATACCAGCTCGCAGGTGAAGGATACATCGGCATCAGCGGGAAATGGGAATATCATCTGGACCCAAATCAACTTGATCGTGTCAAAGCCAATTTGACCAAGGCGATGCAAGGACAAGAAGTTTCACCCATAAAAGAAGAGACAAGCACACCGGAGGAAACGGATTCGCCGACAGTCGAGCAACCCGTTCAATAA
- the phnF gene encoding phosphonate metabolism transcriptional regulator PhnF, with translation MIQHINKNSPLPIYYQIEAALKQQIEEGLLQPGDLIPSEREFAEAHQISRMTVRQAISNLVNAGYLIRQKGRGTFVANKKIVMQLSGLTSFSEEMEHLGLEPASELLSYQTIAAEMTIANKLGIREGAKIYELKRLRIANEQPLALETVYIPEQLLPGLNQDVAITSLYAFAEASGLNLGRASQTFESRLATKEEAQHLGLSVSSPVLSVEQLTFLATDQPFEYVISAYRGDRYTFTVEMERQR, from the coding sequence GTGATTCAGCACATCAATAAAAATTCACCACTTCCAATCTACTACCAAATTGAGGCTGCCTTAAAGCAACAAATCGAAGAAGGTCTATTACAACCGGGCGATTTGATTCCCTCAGAACGCGAATTCGCCGAGGCCCATCAAATCAGCCGGATGACTGTCCGTCAAGCCATCTCGAACCTCGTCAACGCCGGTTATCTGATTCGTCAAAAAGGACGCGGTACATTCGTTGCCAATAAAAAAATCGTCATGCAACTGTCTGGTTTGACCAGTTTTTCTGAAGAGATGGAACATCTTGGATTGGAACCGGCAAGTGAATTGTTGTCCTACCAGACGATTGCTGCTGAAATGACAATCGCGAATAAACTTGGTATTCGTGAAGGAGCCAAAATCTATGAATTAAAACGGTTACGGATCGCAAACGAACAACCGCTTGCGCTCGAAACGGTCTACATCCCGGAACAGTTGTTGCCGGGATTGAATCAGGACGTCGCTATCACGTCTCTTTATGCCTTTGCTGAAGCCAGTGGACTCAACCTTGGCCGTGCCAGTCAGACTTTCGAATCACGCCTCGCGACAAAAGAAGAAGCGCAACATCTCGGTCTGTCGGTCAGTTCACCGGTGTTGTCCGTCGAGCAGCTGACTTTCCTTGCCACCGATCAACCGTTTGAATATGTCATCTCTGCTTATCGCGGCGACCGGTATACGTTCACGGTCGAAATGGAAAGGCAACGCTGA
- a CDS encoding CHAD domain-containing protein, translated as MNHRDAENLTFELLETWSTFNHYAEEAQTFKNPEDVHQARIRLRKLITFAKLVDQTEEPIYLIWKRLMAAFGQVRDLDVQLSQQGVTSPIEQLFAEHLALQLQGKRATLLETMHLLISDELDRSVRRFLAGRLTKQLKRIDEKDLLQTAEKRFDKKKLHYEKVQHKEGKKRIQMMHELRLETKFYRYTVEYLRPYTDFPKSSVDRLKRIQTQLGDINDTYNRLERWRLFSVPDDQLAQQQKEITRLEKKLSKLLDQLSFD; from the coding sequence TTGAATCATCGTGATGCGGAAAATTTAACTTTTGAATTACTCGAGACCTGGTCGACATTTAATCATTATGCCGAGGAAGCCCAAACATTTAAAAACCCGGAAGACGTTCACCAGGCGCGGATCCGTTTACGTAAATTAATCACCTTCGCGAAGTTAGTCGATCAAACGGAGGAACCAATCTATCTCATCTGGAAACGATTGATGGCTGCGTTCGGTCAAGTCCGGGATCTTGATGTTCAACTCAGTCAACAAGGTGTCACTTCTCCGATTGAGCAGTTATTCGCGGAACACCTCGCCTTACAACTGCAAGGCAAACGGGCCACGTTACTCGAAACGATGCATCTGTTGATTTCCGACGAACTCGACCGCTCCGTCCGTCGATTTTTAGCCGGTCGCTTGACGAAACAATTAAAACGGATTGATGAAAAAGATCTTCTTCAGACAGCTGAAAAACGATTCGACAAAAAGAAACTTCATTATGAAAAAGTTCAGCATAAGGAAGGGAAGAAGCGTATTCAGATGATGCATGAGTTACGGCTTGAAACGAAGTTCTACCGCTATACGGTCGAGTATTTACGTCCGTATACCGATTTCCCGAAATCGTCCGTCGACCGGTTAAAACGGATTCAAACCCAATTAGGTGACATCAATGATACGTATAACCGCCTCGAACGCTGGCGTCTTTTCAGCGTTCCTGACGACCAGCTTGCGCAACAACAAAAAGAAATCACCCGTCTTGAGAAAAAGCTTTCGAAACTGCTCGATCAACTGTCGTTTGATTAA
- a CDS encoding alanyl-tRNA editing protein, with protein MRSEQIYPDVRTFESIVTGTKEEQGHWVTLQQSYFYPESGGQPADRGTLNGIPVLDVQLEDGQVWHRLESPLLKSEVQGEVDDVIRTDHAAQHTAQHVISAILQDEFQIKTISFRTGTEESTLDLDFDAWDDALQSRLEERLRTVIQANLLITATEYTEEAALRLPLRKTPQVTGKIRVVQIGELDYSACGGTHLALTSELELILFTGLEKVRGNIRLAYVAKDRAFGLLTTERRVLAETARALSAKKDQVHLVVEELKQEQVRLNRQIGQAEDAHVKAVLKELLATDEPVLTVRHDKEDIRFSEKLLKAVAEAGRTGFVWNETAKKLFMCSAGSIHLGQFAKTHLKQFNGRGGGSENNAQALFQTYEEAQAYVEALKEELHT; from the coding sequence ATGCGTTCAGAGCAAATTTATCCGGACGTCCGGACATTCGAATCAATCGTGACGGGTACGAAAGAAGAGCAGGGACACTGGGTGACGCTGCAACAAAGTTACTTTTATCCGGAGAGTGGGGGACAGCCTGCCGATCGGGGCACGCTGAACGGTATTCCCGTATTGGATGTTCAGCTTGAAGACGGACAGGTCTGGCATCGCCTCGAAAGTCCACTTCTTAAATCCGAAGTGCAAGGTGAAGTCGATGATGTCATTCGAACGGACCATGCAGCGCAACATACGGCGCAACACGTCATTTCTGCGATTCTTCAGGACGAGTTCCAAATCAAGACGATCAGCTTTCGGACCGGTACGGAAGAATCGACGCTTGATCTCGATTTTGACGCATGGGACGACGCCCTTCAAAGTCGACTGGAGGAACGGTTGCGGACGGTGATTCAAGCCAACCTCCTAATCACGGCGACAGAGTATACAGAAGAAGCGGCACTCCGGTTACCTTTACGAAAGACCCCTCAAGTAACCGGGAAAATCCGCGTCGTTCAAATCGGTGAACTCGATTACAGTGCCTGCGGAGGGACACATCTGGCCTTGACGTCGGAACTGGAACTGATTTTATTCACAGGACTGGAAAAGGTTCGAGGAAATATCCGCTTGGCATATGTAGCGAAAGACCGGGCATTTGGATTACTGACGACGGAACGACGTGTTTTAGCAGAAACGGCCCGTGCATTATCAGCTAAAAAAGATCAGGTTCATCTCGTCGTCGAGGAACTGAAACAGGAGCAGGTGCGTCTGAACCGTCAAATCGGACAGGCTGAAGATGCTCATGTCAAAGCGGTCTTAAAAGAACTTCTGGCGACGGACGAACCGGTCCTGACTGTGCGACATGATAAGGAAGACATCCGTTTCTCGGAAAAACTGCTGAAAGCCGTAGCCGAAGCAGGACGGACAGGATTCGTCTGGAACGAGACAGCTAAAAAATTATTCATGTGCAGTGCCGGTTCCATTCATCTCGGGCAATTTGCCAAAACTCATCTTAAGCAGTTTAATGGACGTGGCGGCGGAAGTGAAAACAATGCCCAGGCATTATTCCAAACGTATGAAGAGGCACAAGCTTATGTAGAAGCATTAAAGGAGGAATTACATACATGA